The following are encoded together in the candidate division WOR-3 bacterium genome:
- a CDS encoding DNA recombination protein RmuC: MIFGIIAIILIIITFIFLYLKIEELKKSESIRLLQEQISQLRMELSQNLQNTSGQINLRLDKAAEVISDVKERLGGLSEAQRRVIELSEDIKKLEDLLKPPKFRGTLGETLLENLLSQILPKENYEIQYQFKTGSRADAIIKIGENIVPIDSKFPLESFEKMISAEDKEKYESAKRDFIKTCKQHIDAITKYILPTEGTFDFALMYIPAENVYYETILNSEIFNYSLEKKVIPVSPNTFYAYLKVILYGLRGLKIEEKAKEIIDSLQKIEKDAKEVRELFDRARNQLRNSLNNFDELDKKLSQLERGIALIK; the protein is encoded by the coding sequence ATGATTTTTGGAATTATTGCGATAATTTTAATAATTATTACCTTTATTTTTCTTTATCTAAAGATTGAAGAATTAAAGAAAAGCGAAAGTATAAGATTATTACAAGAGCAAATTAGTCAATTGCGAATGGAATTAAGTCAAAATTTACAGAATACTAGTGGTCAGATAAATTTGAGATTGGATAAAGCAGCAGAAGTGATTTCTGATGTGAAGGAAAGGTTAGGCGGTTTAAGTGAGGCGCAGAGAAGGGTAATTGAGTTGAGTGAAGATATAAAGAAATTGGAAGATTTATTAAAGCCACCAAAATTTCGGGGCACTTTGGGTGAAACTTTGTTAGAAAATCTTTTATCCCAGATTTTGCCAAAAGAAAATTATGAAATCCAATACCAATTTAAAACTGGTAGTCGGGCAGATGCAATAATAAAAATTGGTGAGAATATTGTACCGATTGATTCTAAGTTTCCTTTGGAAAGTTTTGAGAAGATGATTAGTGCTGAAGATAAAGAGAAATATGAAAGTGCTAAAAGGGATTTTATTAAAACTTGTAAACAACATATTGACGCAATAACCAAATATATCTTACCAACCGAAGGAACTTTTGATTTTGCCTTAATGTATATTCCAGCAGAAAATGTTTATTACGAAACTATTCTTAATTCAGAGATTTTCAATTATTCTTTGGAAAAAAAGGTTATCCCGGTTTCACCAAATACTTTTTATGCTTATTTAAAAGTTATCCTTTATGGTTTAAGAGGTTTAAAGATTGAAGAGAAAGCAAAAGAGATTATTGATAGTTTACAAAAGATTGAAAAGGATGCTAAAGAAGTTAGGGAATTATTTGATCGAGCAAGAAATCAATTAAGAAATTCTTTAAATAATTTTGATGAACTTGATAAGAAACTTTCCCAATTAGAAAGGGGTATTGCTTTAATTAAATAG